Genomic window (Candidatus Leptovillus gracilis):
TAGACATGGCTGCTCAGCGTCTGGTTGAAATTGCCCACAGTTATGCCATGACGGTAGTGATGGCAAATGCCGTTGGTCCGGCTGACGGTGGTGAATGCGCGGGGCAAACGGCCGTCTGGAATACTCAAGGCCGCCTGGTCGCCCAACTCGACAACGCGCATGAAGGGTTAATCCTCTACGACACCGACAGGCAAAAATGGGTTAAAATGGCCGCTGTAGGATGATGCCTGTAACAACTACAGGGAGCAGGGATGATGGAAAACGACGCGCCGTCCAAAAGGGACAGAATTCGCGCCAACCAGCGGTAACAAGAGAACGATGATACGAATTGGACTCATCCAAATGCGTTGTGAAAAGGGGGCGGTGGCGGAAAACTTAACGGCCGTTGCCCACCACCTCGGCGAGGCAACACGACGCGGCATAGACATCGTTGGTTTCCCGGAGATGAATGTGACCGGCTACGCCGACCCAACCCGCTATCCAGCCACCAGGTTACGGGTGGATGGCCCAGAAGTAGACCAGTTGCTAAAAATAAGCCGGCGTTTCCCCGGCACAGTCCTGACCGGCTTCATCGAAGACAACCCCCAGGGCAAACCATTCATTACCCATACGGCCGTTCGCCAGGGGCAGTTGTTGGGCATTTACCGCAAGATAACCATCGAAGATGAAGAGGTAGCCTGGTTCTCAGCTGGGGACAGTGTGCCAGTCTTTCAACACGATGACCTGACCTTCGGCATCGCCATCTGCGCCGATATTGGCAACGAGGCCGTCTTTGCCGCC
Coding sequences:
- a CDS encoding carbon-nitrogen hydrolase family protein is translated as MIRIGLIQMRCEKGAVAENLTAVAHHLGEATRRGIDIVGFPEMNVTGYADPTRYPATRLRVDGPEVDQLLKISRRFPGTVLTGFIEDNPQGKPFITHTAVRQGQLLGIYRKITIEDEEVAWFSAGDSVPVFQHDDLTFGIAICADIGNEAVFAAGHRQGAKLIFELAAPGLYGEQATRNWRAGYDWWAGECQTYLSAYARKYGLWIAVATQAGRTIDEDFPGGGYLFAPDGERLYATPDWSPGAVYLAVDEQNRSVQVL